From the Lathyrus oleraceus cultivar Zhongwan6 chromosome 3, CAAS_Psat_ZW6_1.0, whole genome shotgun sequence genome, the window ATGCATACATAAATATCATATGGCATGTAAAATTACAATATGATGAGTTGAGTTCTGTTTTTCAGTAACAGAGAATGTTTATAAATTTCTATAGCCACACACCTTTTATTGATACTAGAATGTTTGAATCCATTGGAAGAGTTTCCACGTCGAACCTGCAAGGATTGATCAAGATGAATCGGTACCTTTTATCAtcataaaacaaaacaacaaaatTCATAATTATTATTTTCTTACCTTTCCAATGTTAGATAACAAAGGCAAGTTATAACTTCTGATTTTCGCAACAAGATTGTGATCCAATAAAACATCCTCAATTTTGAGTTTGTTTGAATATACACCAGGGACAATTCCTGTATGCAAAAATTGAATTCCCTTTGCTACTCCAATTGCTGCTCCTATGCGTTGCGTCCAATTCAGAGATTTTCCAGTGTGCCCGTCTGTCAAAAATACACGACAGTAACAATTATTTAGGACAAAGGATAACAAAAATAACATTGTTGTCTCAAACTTCAATCTCAGAAAGTATTATACCAGATGTCCAGCTCCTGAGTGTGCCATTTGGTATGTATTCAAATACGAGAAATATTCTGCTAACACTTGAATCTTCTAAAGAACATTCGAAGCAGTGTCCGAGAGCGCTAACCAAATGACAGTGCCTAAGTTTCGAGATAAGTTCCATGTGCTGCATGAAGTTCTGAGTGCTGTATCTTTTTTTCATTTTGATACATCTAATAACAACAAAGGATCCATTCTTCAGCTGACCTTTGTACATCTGAGACATGTAAGAAGAACACATTCACTAAAGCGCACGATTCAAAGAAATATTTCTTATATAAAACATGATTTGTGATTGCGACAATGTGGCAGTGACATACCTCTCCATAAGAATCTTCACCTATGAAAGAAGCCGTGTCGAAGTTGTTTGTAGCTGCCTCGATCTCTTCCAATGAAAAACTCTTATAATTTGGCAGGCCAAGTGCTCCGAATTTCTTTGTTTGAGATATATATCCTTTATGTACACAGAAAAATAAATGTTTATGAATCTGTATTTACCACAGAAAGTGAGCAAGAACATGTTTAAGAAAGATAGAAGATTACTTGCATCAGAAAGCAACTTAGAGGTGTATCCGGAAGCTGCATTCTCCGATATTAGTCTTGTTGGAGGATTCTTCTTCGTTTTGCTTCTAGATTTTCCTCTTCTAACAATaaacaaaatcagcaaaaaaaCTGCTACTCCTCCAAGAGTTCCACCTACTATACCAAGGGTAAGAACTACCTTTGATACTTGCTTCTGCTTCTTTCTTTCAGGTAATACTCCCACAGCTAAGGCCTCGGTGTGGCAAAAAGGCGGTGGCTGCTGATTTTGATTCGTTGTCTCGAGACAATTTCTAGCATACGAAACAGTCCTATCACTAGAATTTGAAACTAGACATTTCGGTAAGCTCCCCGTCAAGAGATTCGACGATAAATCAACAACTTCAAGCTCGGAATTGCAGGAAACATTCTCGAAAAGCATTCCGGTTAATTTGTTCTGAGAGATGTTGATGTAAGCGATAGAAGGGAGTGACAACAATGCTGTTTGAAATGGCCCGATAAATGTATTCGATGAGATATCAAATCGCCTGAGCTGATAATACGAGCTCACATCAGCAGGAATA encodes:
- the LOC127126610 gene encoding probable inactive leucine-rich repeat receptor-like protein kinase At3g03770 — protein: MASVFLVLVTFLLSLNYSQQLQSSNSQTLLRIQQLLNFPSSLRSWKNSTDFCNTDSNSSLTVVCYEDTITQLHIIGEGKSQTLSKNFSIDSFVTTLVKLPSLKVLTLVSLGIWGPLPGKIARLSSLEIVNMSSNHLYGSIPIELSSLSNLQTLILDNNMFSGVLPIWIDLLSGLTVLSLKNNLFNGTLPNSVSNLDNLRVLSLSHNKFYGVVPDLSHLRNLQVLELDDNAFGPQFPKLGHKLVTIVLRNNMFRSGIPADVSSYYQLRRFDISSNTFIGPFQTALLSLPSIAYINISQNKLTGMLFENVSCNSELEVVDLSSNLLTGSLPKCLVSNSSDRTVSYARNCLETTNQNQQPPPFCHTEALAVGVLPERKKQKQVSKVVLTLGIVGGTLGGVAVFLLILFIVRRGKSRSKTKKNPPTRLISENAASGYTSKLLSDARYISQTKKFGALGLPNYKSFSLEEIEAATNNFDTASFIGEDSYGEMYKGQLKNGSFVVIRCIKMKKRYSTQNFMQHMELISKLRHCHLVSALGHCFECSLEDSSVSRIFLVFEYIPNGTLRSWTSDGHTGKSLNWTQRIGAAIGVAKGIQFLHTGIVPGVYSNKLKIEDVLLDHNLVAKIRSYNLPLLSNIGKVRRGNSSNGFKHSSINKSGKHEDKCDIYDFGVILLEIILGRTIKTTNDAEAFKELLQASLGADEDARRSIVDQAIRKACLEQSLKTMMEICVRCLIKEPAERPSIEDVLWNLQFAAQVQDAWRGDSQSSEGSPGSPQRTAFR